The region TCTAAACCAGACATTTTAGAGATGATGTCACGTTTAGATATTGATCAATTAGCCGATAAAAAAGCTGAAACGTTATCTTACGGTCAGCAACAACGTGTTGCAATTATCAGAGCATTATGTCAACCTTTTGAGTTGTTGTTGCTAGACGAACCGTTTAGTCATATTGATAATACTCAAATAGACAACGCCATAGCATTAATTAATCAAGAGGTCACAAAGAATAACGCTACTTTAGTTATTGCCAGTTTGGGCGACACTTATAATATCAATTATACAAAAACATTCATGCTATGATTGATACACTGTTAAAAAAACAAGTCCATAAATCTCAATTATTATTTTTTGCGTTAAGTTCTAGCTTAGGCTTAGGAATTTTATTGGTTGTTATTCAATTATTTATAGACACACAATCTATTTTTAATTCTAAAAACGACTTATTAGGTAATCAAAACCTAATTATTTACAAAGATTTAGGTAGAAATAATGCTTTTACAGATGCAGAAATTACAGAACTCGAACAGCAAGACTTTATCACAAAAACTGGTGGTTTTACCCATGGTACATATCGCGTATTAGCTAGTGTTACATTCCCTAATCATGCAGGAATTACTACTGAAATGTTTTTGGAAGCAGTCTCTGACCAGTTTATTGATATTACTAATAAAGACTGGAAATGGCAACCAGGTGACCGAGAAGTCCCTATAATAATTCCAAAAAACTACATTAATTTATACAATTTTGGATATGCTACCAGTTCTGGATTACCACAGATTAACGAGAAAATAATTAGGCAAGTTCCAATTGACTTAACCCTTAGCGGAACGCACAAAACTGAAAACTTTAGAGCTTATATTTTAGATGCGTCAGAAAACATTAATTCGATATTAGTTCCAGAATCTTTTTTAAAATTTACTAATAAGAATTTAAGCCCAAATAAAACTGCTAAAATATCGAGATTAATACTGGATGTCAAAAATCCTTCTGATCCTAAATTATTAGAATTTTTAGCCTCTAAAAATTACAAATACCTCTCAAACGATGTTAAAAATTCTAAACTAAGTTATGTGTTAAAATTAATATTAAGTATTGTCCTTTTTATTGGTTTACTTATTACTATTCTTTCAATGTATTTAGTCATTACCAATATTAACTTGCTTATTTTAAAGAATAAACAAACTATTACGCAGCTTCATTTTTTAGGATTTTCTAAATCAGATATCGCAAAAGTTTATCATGCAATAGCATTAAAAGTGTTAGCCATTTCAATTATTGTTGCTTTAGCTATAAGCATTATATTAAAGTTTGTTTTTGCACCTTATTTAAGTATACTTCAAGTAGAGCATTCTTTACTATCCATTGTGTATTTGGTTATTATTAGTATAATTATTTTTATCGCATTGGCTCTTTATTATCGTAAACATACCAACGCTAAAATTGGTCAGATGACACAACCAAACACCAGTCTTTTAACTACTGAAATTTAAACTATCTTTGCACCACAAATCATTTTAATTATGACGCTTCAAGACATTCCTAAAATAAAACATACTAACAGTAATAACTTCTTTTTACTTTGTGGTCCTTGCGCAATTGAAGGTGAAGACATGGCTTACAGAATTGCTGAGAAAGTTGTTTCAATTACTAATAAGCTTGATATACCTTATATTTTTAAAGGGAGTTTTAAAAAAGCTAACAGAAGTAGAATTGATAGTTTTACAGGAATAGGAGACGAAAAAGCTTTAGAGATTTTAGCAAAAGTCTCTGAGAAATTTGATGTCCCAACTGTTACAGATATCCATGAAGTTAGTGATGCTGCTAAAGCTGCTCAATATGTGGATGTATTACAAATACCAGCGTTTTTGGTAAGACAAACGGACTTGGTTGTTGCTGCTGCAAAAACAGGTAAAGTAGTTAACCTTAAAAAAGGACAATTTATGAGTCCTGAAGCTATGAAACATGCGGTACAAAAAGTAAAAGATGCAGGAAGCAACAAAGCATGGATTACCGATCGTGGAACCATGTTTGGCTACCAAGATATGATTGTAGATTTTAGAGGCATACCAACTATGCGTCAATATGCGCCAACAGTGTTAGACGTGACACACTCGTTACAACAACCCAACCAGAGTGCTGGTGTTACTGGTGGACGTCCAGATATGATAGAAACTATCGCTCGTGCTGGAATTGTAAATAACGTCGATGGTTTATTTATCGAAACACATTTTGATCCTGCTAATGCAAAAAGTGATGGTGCCAATATGCTTCATTTAGATAATCTTGAAGGTTTATTGACTAACTTAACTGCAATTAGAAAGTTAGTACAATCGTTTTAAGTTGAAACAACTAATTATAATTTTATATGTCTTAATGTCTGGGTTTGCTTTTTCTCAAAGTGGAGAAACCAGCTCTTTTAAAGAATCTAAATCTCTTGATGTTGTGTTCTCTCCTAGTGTATTGATTCAAAAAGAAGTTTTTGTAGATGCAAATATCGGAATAGGAGAAGTCTCTACATCTTTTCCTGAAAAAATGTTTCCAATTGTTGGCTTTCAAGGTTTTAGGATTGGGCTAGAAACCAATTTAAAAGCTAACGAAGATTTTATAATTGCTCCAAAATTAGGTTATGAATTTTCCATTACTTTTTTTTCTTTAAGGCTTTCAGCACTTAATTATTTTCAGAATA is a window of Olleya sp. YS DNA encoding:
- the kdsA gene encoding 3-deoxy-8-phosphooctulonate synthase encodes the protein MTLQDIPKIKHTNSNNFFLLCGPCAIEGEDMAYRIAEKVVSITNKLDIPYIFKGSFKKANRSRIDSFTGIGDEKALEILAKVSEKFDVPTVTDIHEVSDAAKAAQYVDVLQIPAFLVRQTDLVVAAAKTGKVVNLKKGQFMSPEAMKHAVQKVKDAGSNKAWITDRGTMFGYQDMIVDFRGIPTMRQYAPTVLDVTHSLQQPNQSAGVTGGRPDMIETIARAGIVNNVDGLFIETHFDPANAKSDGANMLHLDNLEGLLTNLTAIRKLVQSF